The genomic interval CCGGAAATGGAGGGCAAAGATCAATCAGGGTACAAGGATTCGAATGGAAGGAATATCTTTGCGGAGATGGCCGCTGCGTCCCGTGAGAAGGGTGAGGGAGCAATCGAATATATGTGGCCTAAGCTGGACGACACAAAGCCATCTCCTAAGATGGCCTACTTCAAACTCTACCAGCCCTGGGGATGGGTTATAGGAACCGGAGTCTATTTCGAAGAGCTGGCCGGCCTTGCACGGGTTTCCTACATCATTCTTGCCGTACTCATGCTGACTTCAGCGGTTGGGTTGTTCTTGTCGGTTATTATGGCCCGCTCCATATCCAGGCCCATCAGTAGCATTATAGAAGGCCTGACCGACGGCGCTGAGCAGGTGGCGTCCGCCTCTTCACAGGTTGCGTCTGCGAGCCAGACCCTTGCTGAGGGTGCTTCCGAGCAGGCAGCAGGATTGGAACAGACATCGGCTTCTATTGAAGAGATGACATCCATGACCCGCCAGAACGCCGATAACGCTCGAAAAACAGACCAGGCTGCTGTCGAAGGATCAAATTTGATGAAGAGGGCCCGTGAATCAATGAGGGCTCTCGTCCAGTCAATAGAGGAGATAGCCAGAGCGAGCGAAGAGTCCTCCAAGATCATCAAGACAATCGACGAGATAGCCTTTCAAACAAACCTTCTTGCCCTGAATGCAGCAGTGGAAGCGGCCCGGGCAGGAGAAGCAGGGGCCGGATTTGCAGTGGTGGCTGACGAGGTGAGGAACCTGGCCATGCGCGCATCAGAGGCGGCGAAGAACACGTCGCACTTGATTGAGGGAACAATCAAAAAGGTGCAGGAGGGCGCAGAGCTTGTTCGCCGCACGGACGATTCTTACCGGGAGGTAGCCCTGTCTCTCAAGCAGGTCACCGATCTCGTTGGCGAGATAACAGCCGCCTCCCAGGAACAGGCGCAAGGTATAGAACAAATCAACAAGGCCGTTGCGGAAATGGATAAGGTGGTACAGCAGAACGCAGCGAGCGCGGAAGAATCAGCATCAGCTTCCCAGGAGATGAACGCTCAGGCGGAACAGTTAAAGAAATTTGTCTCGGAATTAGTATCTCTAGTGAGCGGCAACCAAAGCGTCTCCCGCCCAACAATTAGCAAACCCGTCTGCTCATCCTCTGCAATGACAAAAAGAGCGGCGCCTCACTCCCGTCCATATCGCCAAAGAAGAGAGCCACGGGCAGATGAGTTGATTCCGTTGGAGGAGAACGACTTTAGAGAGTTTTAGGTTTCTCTTTTGGCGGAAATCAACCCGCCTGGAGATGCTTCTAAGGAGCTCTCAGTGCCCCCACAACAGGAAAGACATACTT from Syntrophorhabdales bacterium carries:
- a CDS encoding methyl-accepting chemotaxis protein, translated to MGRRFSLSKKIISLGVVVTLCFTLCLVWVYAKYRASMYDAKVREVKQLTDVAYALVSDYDKRAAAGELSLNDAKKKALSFLKELRYGKNDYYWVSNLNAQMIMHPIKPEMEGKDQSGYKDSNGRNIFAEMAAASREKGEGAIEYMWPKLDDTKPSPKMAYFKLYQPWGWVIGTGVYFEELAGLARVSYIILAVLMLTSAVGLFLSVIMARSISRPISSIIEGLTDGAEQVASASSQVASASQTLAEGASEQAAGLEQTSASIEEMTSMTRQNADNARKTDQAAVEGSNLMKRARESMRALVQSIEEIARASEESSKIIKTIDEIAFQTNLLALNAAVEAARAGEAGAGFAVVADEVRNLAMRASEAAKNTSHLIEGTIKKVQEGAELVRRTDDSYREVALSLKQVTDLVGEITAASQEQAQGIEQINKAVAEMDKVVQQNAASAEESASASQEMNAQAEQLKKFVSELVSLVSGNQSVSRPTISKPVCSSSAMTKRAAPHSRPYRQRREPRADELIPLEENDFREF